The Bremerella cremea sequence CTGAGGTGGGCGAAGACATGTGCTTCGCGATATAGGCCGATTCTCCCATTCGTTTGATCAGGTCAAGCTGTAGTTCTAGCCAAGCCATGTGCCCTTCTTCATCCATGACAATGCCTTCAAAAAGCGACCGCGTTCCGATGTCGGAATCGGTAGCAGCTTGCTGCGAGGCTTTAGTATAGAACTCAATCGCTTCTTTTTCGTCTGCTAAATCGGACTCGAAGACCGCTGTTAGCGATTCGGCCCGGACTGGCGTCTTTTGCAGGACCATCTTCGGTTCCCCTTTGAGGAACAAGATGCGTTCCAGGTACTTCTCGGAATGGCCAAGTTCCTCGGTCATTTCTTCCCGCATCCGGCTGGCCAACAAATCGAGCCCCCAATCGTCCATCACAGCGGCATGAAGCTGATATTGATGGCAAGCAGTAAGTTCCATCGAAAGGGCCTGTTGCAGGTTCTCGATTGATTTGGACTTTGACATGATTGATTCTCCTTACAATTTGTGGTGTTGTTGGACGTTTCCGCAAGCGCCAGGCTTAAGCTCGCCCTTTCAGCATGCCGTGCCAATACAAAGCAGGCAGGCCAAACTTCTTTAACATCAGCATGCTAAAGCGTTCTTGAGCCTGGTTGAACGGAAACGTTTCAGCCGGTTGACCGTCGTAGTCGAACTCAGCTAAGACCAAACTATCATATCCGGTCACGACCGGGCATGAGGTATACCCGTCGTAGGTTGCCGCAAGTGGTTCGTGCTGCAT is a genomic window containing:
- a CDS encoding bacterioferritin, with translation MSKSKSIENLQQALSMELTACHQYQLHAAVMDDWGLDLLASRMREEMTEELGHSEKYLERILFLKGEPKMVLQKTPVRAESLTAVFESDLADEKEAIEFYTKASQQAATDSDIGTRSLFEGIVMDEEGHMAWLELQLDLIKRMGESAYIAKHMSSPTSG